From Chlorocebus sabaeus isolate Y175 chromosome 15, mChlSab1.0.hap1, whole genome shotgun sequence, the proteins below share one genomic window:
- the TMEM212 gene encoding LOW QUALITY PROTEIN: transmembrane protein 212 (The sequence of the model RefSeq protein was modified relative to this genomic sequence to represent the inferred CDS: inserted 1 base in 1 codon): MKGFYQAAGRILVTLGSLSVCSGVIAFFPVFSYKPWFTGWSVRIACPIWNGALAITTGVLLLLAYREWTQRYLWEATFTFXILSIMECPLHFAVALESALLGPYCFYSFSGIAGTNCFGYAVTFPYPYAKFPLACVDIPHYEEYHLTLQALDLCLSFTLLCTSLTVFIKLSARLIQNGHINLSFNKGGAGSCSILYAKMESLICE, translated from the exons ATGAAGGGCTTCTATCAGGCTGCTGGCCGGATTCTCGTCACTCTGGGGAGCCTCAGCGTCTGCTCTGGAGTTATTGCTTTCTTCCCTGTCTTTTCTTACAAGCCTTGGTTCACGGGATGGAGTGTTCGGATTGCTTGTCCCATCTGGAATGGAGCTTTG GCCATCACAACTGGTGTGCTTCTACTGTTGGCTTACAGAGAGTGGACCCAGAGGTACCTG tgGGAAGCTACTTTCACCT GGATTCTGAGCATTATGGAATGTCCACTCCATTTTGCAGTAGCCTTGGAATCTGCTCTCCTGGGCCCATATTGCTTCTATTCATTTTCAGGGATTGCAGGGACTAATTGCTTTGGATATGCAGTTACCTTTCCTTATCCATATGCAAAATTCCCATTAGCCTGTGTGGACATACCACACTACGAAGAGTACCACCTGACACTTCAAGCCCTCGACCTGTGCCTAAGCTTTACCCTGCTCTGTACATCCTTGACAGTGTTCATCAAACTTTCTGCAAGACTTATCCAGAATGGACACATAAACTTAAGTTTCAACAAAGGGGGAGCAGGTTCTTGTTCCATCCTGTATGCTAAAATGGAAAGTTTGATATGTGAATAG